From the Clostridium acetobutylicum ATCC 824 genome, one window contains:
- a CDS encoding RICIN domain-containing protein yields the protein MLKRKLILGLATTLLFMQTATITNVTALASSNASLNISKSVQIKSTTNNSSATALPTMPPAGYDKHGNYPSGKVQDVNYYSSVTKSTRKMVVYTPPGYNSKTKYPVIYAIHGINSWPSTIFDSWCVDSSTLADNLIGQGKIQPVIIVAMDNNNVDSHQELFNVVMPYVESHYPIIADADHRGLYGYSMGGGVTFAEGIGHLDTFHHICPSSATPFNHPSDENMFPNNGAEAKKKLKTLLLSCGTSDWDGFYPPNLATHNFCVKNGIPHYWLSVQGGGHDGSVWRPAMWNFLQLAFPANQAPTTNVGSTVTLNNGWYYLKNVNAQKYLQVTDNIGKAGQNVELRTGSKSNGQKWYLTNVGDGYVTLKSALGDYMLDVSYGEDKDGSNIQIFNAYGGDAQRFSVKASSTNGLYAIATKSSNGTKVLDDFNLGTSDGTNVCQWSYSGNKNQLWSFESAN from the coding sequence ATGTTAAAAAGAAAATTAATATTAGGTCTAGCTACTACTTTGTTATTTATGCAAACTGCTACAATAACAAATGTTACAGCGCTAGCATCTTCAAATGCAAGTTTAAACATTTCTAAGTCTGTACAAATAAAATCGACAACTAACAATTCATCAGCAACTGCACTTCCAACAATGCCACCTGCTGGATATGACAAACATGGTAATTACCCATCAGGTAAGGTTCAAGATGTCAACTATTATTCATCAGTAACTAAGAGCACGAGAAAGATGGTAGTCTACACACCACCAGGATATAATTCAAAAACAAAGTATCCTGTTATCTATGCAATTCATGGCATAAATTCTTGGCCTTCAACTATTTTCGACAGCTGGTGCGTCGATTCAAGTACTCTAGCTGATAATCTTATCGGTCAGGGAAAAATTCAACCTGTAATAATAGTAGCAATGGATAACAACAACGTTGATTCTCATCAGGAATTGTTTAATGTTGTCATGCCATACGTGGAATCACATTATCCAATTATTGCTGATGCTGATCATCGTGGACTTTACGGCTATTCCATGGGTGGTGGGGTAACCTTCGCTGAAGGTATTGGACATTTAGATACCTTCCACCACATTTGTCCATCTTCTGCTACACCATTTAATCATCCTTCAGATGAGAATATGTTCCCAAATAACGGTGCTGAAGCAAAGAAGAAACTTAAGACATTGCTCCTTTCCTGCGGAACTTCTGATTGGGATGGCTTTTATCCTCCAAACTTAGCTACACACAACTTCTGCGTTAAGAATGGCATTCCTCATTACTGGTTGTCAGTTCAAGGTGGCGGCCACGATGGTAGTGTTTGGAGACCTGCTATGTGGAATTTTCTTCAGCTAGCATTTCCAGCAAATCAAGCTCCTACTACTAATGTAGGAAGTACTGTAACATTAAATAATGGATGGTATTATCTTAAAAATGTTAATGCTCAAAAATATCTTCAAGTAACAGATAATATAGGAAAAGCTGGTCAAAATGTTGAACTTCGTACAGGTTCAAAATCTAACGGACAAAAATGGTATTTAACAAATGTAGGAGATGGATATGTTACATTAAAGAGTGCATTAGGTGATTATATGCTTGACGTAAGCTATGGTGAGGATAAGGATGGAAGCAACATTCAAATCTTTAATGCATATGGCGGAGATGCTCAAAGATTTTCTGTAAAAGCTTCTTCAACAAACGGGTTATATGCTATTGCAACCAAGAGCAGTAATGGAACTAAGGTATTGGATGATTTTAATTTGGGAACTTCTGATGGTACAAATGTATGTCAGTGGTCTTATTCAGGAAATAAAAATCAACTATGGTCATTTGAATCAGCAAATTAA
- a CDS encoding DUF956 family protein, producing MVQSLNTKVDLVINATSFTGFSDYGRIMIGDKGFEFYNSRDSRKFIQIPWEEVDYVIASVLLKGKWIPRYAIKTKKNGTYTFASKDAKKVLRVIRKYVDPNHMVHSLSFFDVVKRFVKSRFKKS from the coding sequence ATGGTTCAATCACTCAATACAAAGGTTGACTTAGTAATTAATGCAACATCTTTTACAGGGTTTTCAGATTACGGCAGAATCATGATTGGAGACAAAGGTTTTGAGTTTTATAATTCCCGTGATTCTCGCAAATTTATTCAAATTCCCTGGGAAGAAGTAGACTATGTTATTGCATCCGTATTACTAAAAGGAAAGTGGATTCCACGATATGCAATTAAAACTAAAAAAAATGGTACATATACTTTTGCTTCTAAGGATGCAAAAAAAGTGCTTCGTGTTATTCGAAAATATGTTGATCCAAATCATATGGTTCATTCGTTAAGCTTTTTTGATGTAGTCAAACGATTTGTAAAATCAAGGTTTAAGAAGAGCTGA
- a CDS encoding epoxyqueuosine reductase, whose translation MDTIAESIQKKAYELGYEKCGIIPINLIDEYADKFNERMEKIPKSKMFYKSQERLIKPKEIYPWAKSVVVLTSVYGKYKVPQELNGHIAKAYLFDTRVDKNTKEYQNNRALEEYMQELGLKVETNQKFGVVGMRWAALQAGVGIIRRNNFLYTESGSWVHLEAWVTDRKMELKETNNVKKCPKSCNRCIMSCPTKSLSEPYTMSPTECVSFLTTFGGRNLPEEPLRKKFGDCIYGCDICQDACPMNKGKWKDEEEFPGLAELAPSLTPENILNMDEDFYREKVQPKFFYLSPEDLWKWKIDALCYIGNNYSESYKPLLVNACNNANNKISEMANLICSELSLQ comes from the coding sequence ATGGATACAATTGCGGAAAGTATTCAAAAGAAAGCTTATGAACTAGGCTATGAAAAGTGTGGTATTATTCCAATTAATTTAATAGATGAATATGCTGATAAGTTTAATGAACGCATGGAAAAAATCCCAAAATCAAAAATGTTCTACAAGAGTCAAGAGCGTTTAATTAAACCTAAGGAGATATACCCGTGGGCAAAATCTGTGGTAGTACTTACGTCAGTATACGGAAAATACAAGGTTCCTCAAGAATTAAATGGACACATAGCTAAAGCATATTTATTTGATACCCGTGTGGATAAAAATACAAAAGAATATCAAAATAATCGTGCACTAGAAGAGTACATGCAAGAACTTGGCTTAAAGGTAGAGACAAATCAGAAGTTCGGAGTGGTTGGCATGCGCTGGGCCGCTCTACAAGCTGGAGTTGGCATTATTCGTAGAAATAATTTTCTATACACAGAATCTGGTTCTTGGGTACATCTTGAAGCTTGGGTAACTGATAGGAAAATGGAGCTAAAGGAAACAAACAACGTTAAAAAGTGTCCGAAATCATGTAATCGCTGCATAATGTCGTGTCCTACTAAGTCCCTTTCTGAGCCCTATACAATGTCACCAACAGAATGTGTTTCATTTTTAACAACTTTTGGTGGACGTAATTTACCAGAGGAACCTCTAAGAAAAAAATTTGGAGACTGTATTTATGGTTGTGATATTTGCCAAGATGCATGTCCAATGAATAAAGGAAAATGGAAGGATGAGGAGGAATTTCCTGGCCTCGCAGAATTAGCTCCTTCATTAACTCCAGAAAATATTTTAAATATGGATGAAGATTTTTATCGCGAAAAGGTACAACCTAAATTTTTCTACCTATCGCCGGAAGATCTTTGGAAATGGAAAATAGATGCATTGTGTTATATAGGTAATAACTATAGTGAAAGTTATAAACCATTACTTGTAAATGCTTGTAATAATGCAAACAATAAAATAAGTGAAATGGCTAACTTGATTTGCAGTGAACTCTCTCTTCAATAA
- a CDS encoding peptidase domain-containing ABC transporter: MSILKKYYCVKQHDIQDCGPACLATISKQYGLKLPISKIREAAGTDLEGTSVYGIVQAAQKLGFSTKAVRTSKKEEIFNNLPTPLIAHVIIDDVLLHFVVVHKITKKYILIADPGRGMIKYKPDEFFKIWSDVLIFLTPTAKFEKGDETKGIFQRFWGLVKVQKGLLLNIFIASILVTILGIAGSFYYEFLIDDILPNNLKASLHSISIAMLILLLFKIVTEFFRKTLLLYMAQNIDVPLLLGYYNHVVKLPMNFFGTRKVGEIISRFNDGDKIRNAISSVTLTLMIDVLMAVVGGAILYLQNLKLFFTCFVPIVLYLILVFGFKNKLKKVNRRVMEDNASLTSYLVESLEGIETVKAFNGEGLVRLKTENKFLKFMKSYFKHGYTYNVQGTLMDTISGGFGICLLWFGGSLVLKGEVTIGELISFNALLAYFIQPIGRLINLQPQLQEAIVASDRLGEILDLELEKSDDESIKPETLAGCISLENVSFAYGMRDNVLNDINISIHNGEKIALVGESGSGKTTIAKLLMGFYKIDQGKIILNNYYIDDIDKETLRSKISYISQDSFFFSGTIKENLEFVGDDVTYEKMVDACKKAHIHEYIESLPLKYKTPLEEKGSNLSGGQRQRLSIARALLKKPEILIMDEATSNLDSITERAIQRTLEECTENVTTIVIAHRLSTIKKCQKIYVMDKGRIIEEGSHRELLDKGGYYYRLWTEQTLDDEEQKIVSNCI, encoded by the coding sequence ATGAGTATACTGAAAAAATATTATTGCGTAAAACAACATGATATACAAGATTGTGGTCCTGCGTGTTTAGCAACAATATCTAAACAATATGGATTAAAACTTCCAATATCAAAAATAAGAGAAGCTGCAGGAACAGATTTAGAGGGGACATCAGTTTATGGAATTGTACAAGCTGCTCAAAAATTAGGATTTAGTACAAAAGCGGTAAGAACATCTAAAAAGGAAGAAATATTTAATAATCTCCCAACTCCATTAATAGCACATGTTATTATAGATGATGTGTTGCTTCATTTTGTTGTAGTACATAAAATCACAAAGAAATATATATTAATAGCTGATCCTGGCAGAGGGATGATTAAATATAAGCCTGATGAGTTTTTTAAAATATGGAGTGATGTATTAATTTTTCTTACGCCTACAGCTAAGTTTGAAAAAGGTGATGAGACTAAAGGAATTTTTCAAAGATTCTGGGGACTTGTTAAGGTTCAAAAAGGTCTTTTATTGAATATATTTATAGCATCTATATTGGTTACAATTTTAGGTATAGCAGGTTCATTTTATTATGAATTTTTAATAGATGATATATTACCTAATAATCTTAAAGCTAGCTTGCATTCAATATCTATAGCTATGCTTATATTATTACTTTTTAAGATAGTAACTGAATTTTTTAGGAAAACGTTGTTATTGTATATGGCTCAAAACATAGATGTTCCATTGCTGCTTGGATATTATAATCATGTTGTAAAACTTCCTATGAACTTTTTTGGTACAAGGAAAGTAGGAGAAATTATTTCAAGATTTAATGATGGAGATAAAATAAGAAATGCTATTTCATCAGTTACATTAACTTTAATGATTGATGTTTTAATGGCAGTTGTAGGCGGAGCTATTTTATATCTTCAAAATTTGAAATTGTTTTTTACTTGTTTTGTTCCTATAGTTTTATATCTAATATTAGTGTTTGGATTTAAGAATAAACTAAAAAAAGTTAATAGAAGGGTTATGGAGGATAATGCTTCACTAACTTCATATTTAGTTGAATCCTTGGAAGGTATAGAAACTGTTAAGGCTTTTAATGGTGAAGGATTAGTAAGGCTGAAAACAGAAAATAAGTTTTTAAAGTTTATGAAAAGTTATTTTAAACATGGATATACTTACAATGTACAAGGAACATTAATGGACACTATAAGTGGGGGCTTTGGCATATGTTTATTGTGGTTTGGAGGTAGTCTTGTTTTAAAAGGAGAAGTTACCATTGGAGAACTTATAAGCTTTAATGCACTTCTTGCTTATTTTATTCAGCCTATAGGAAGATTAATAAACTTGCAGCCACAGCTTCAGGAAGCAATAGTTGCTAGTGATAGATTAGGGGAGATATTAGATTTGGAATTAGAAAAATCTGATGATGAAAGTATAAAGCCTGAAACTCTTGCTGGTTGTATATCTTTAGAAAATGTAAGCTTTGCATATGGTATGAGGGATAATGTTTTAAATGATATAAATATTAGTATACACAATGGAGAAAAGATTGCGTTGGTAGGAGAAAGTGGCTCAGGAAAAACAACGATTGCTAAACTTTTAATGGGGTTTTATAAAATAGATCAGGGAAAAATAATATTGAATAATTATTACATAGATGACATAGATAAAGAAACTCTAAGGAGTAAGATAAGCTATATTTCACAGGATTCTTTTTTCTTTTCGGGAACTATAAAAGAAAATTTAGAGTTTGTAGGTGATGATGTAACTTATGAAAAAATGGTTGATGCTTGCAAAAAAGCTCATATACATGAATATATAGAAAGCTTACCCTTAAAATATAAAACTCCTTTAGAGGAAAAGGGCTCTAATCTTTCAGGGGGGCAGAGACAGCGATTATCTATAGCAAGAGCACTATTAAAGAAACCTGAAATATTAATAATGGATGAGGCAACCTCCAATCTTGATTCTATAACTGAAAGGGCTATACAAAGAACTTTAGAGGAATGCACAGAGAATGTAACTACTATAGTTATAGCACATAGATTAAGTACTATTAAAAAGTGTCAAAAGATTTATGTTATGGACAAAGGTAGGATAATTGAAGAAGGCAGCCATAGAGAATTATTAGATAAAGGCGGATATTATTATAGGTTATGGACTGAACAAACATTAGATGATGAAGAACAGAAAATAGTATCTAATTGTATATAG
- a CDS encoding Cof-type HAD-IIB family hydrolase yields the protein MSDVKVIIMDIDGTLTTSKKIISEKTKKALKKAQELGAVLILASGRPTSGLMDFAKELEMDKNHGLLVSFNGARVVDCETNKILFNETMSIDQGQAVLEHMKKFEVKPMIDKGDYMYVNDVFDNEIQYKGEPFNIIQYESRNNKFKLCEKHDLAAFADYPLNKILTAGEPEYLKKHYKEMMEPFKESLNCMFTADFYFEFTAEGIDKAKALDTVLIPMGYKKEEMIAFGDGHNDISMVKYAGIGVAMDNAVQELKNAADEVTLSNEEDGIAYTLSKYMKGLEL from the coding sequence ATGAGTGATGTAAAAGTAATTATTATGGATATAGATGGTACGTTAACTACTAGTAAAAAAATAATATCAGAGAAAACAAAAAAAGCTTTGAAAAAGGCCCAGGAATTAGGTGCTGTATTAATTTTGGCTTCAGGAAGACCTACCTCAGGATTAATGGATTTTGCCAAGGAACTAGAGATGGATAAAAATCATGGGCTTTTGGTTTCTTTCAATGGAGCAAGAGTTGTTGATTGTGAAACTAATAAAATTTTGTTTAATGAAACAATGAGCATCGATCAAGGACAAGCAGTACTTGAACACATGAAAAAATTTGAGGTTAAGCCCATGATTGACAAAGGTGATTATATGTATGTTAATGATGTGTTTGATAACGAGATACAATATAAAGGTGAACCTTTTAACATAATTCAATATGAGTCACGTAATAATAAATTTAAGTTATGTGAGAAACATGATTTGGCTGCCTTTGCAGACTATCCTTTAAATAAAATTTTAACAGCTGGGGAGCCTGAATATTTAAAAAAACATTATAAAGAAATGATGGAACCCTTTAAGGAAAGCTTAAACTGTATGTTTACAGCAGATTTCTATTTTGAATTTACTGCTGAAGGAATTGATAAAGCTAAAGCACTGGATACGGTACTAATTCCTATGGGGTATAAAAAAGAAGAAATGATTGCCTTTGGAGATGGACATAATGATATTTCAATGGTTAAATATGCTGGTATAGGAGTAGCTATGGATAATGCTGTGCAGGAGTTAAAGAATGCAGCAGACGAAGTTACCCTATCAAACGAAGAAGATGGCATAGCTTATACATTAAGCAAATATATGAAGGGTTTAGAGCTCTAA
- a CDS encoding PTS system mannose/fructose/sorbose family transporter subunit IID, whose protein sequence is MANELKLTKKDRISVWWRSTFIQGSWNYERMQNGGWTFALIPAIKKLYKNKEDRVAALKRHLEFFNTHPYVASPIIGVTLALEEERANGAPVDDVTIQGVKVGMMGPLAGIGDPVFWFTVKPILGALAASLAMSGNILGPFIYFFAWNAIRMLFMWYTQEFGYKAGSRITDDLSGGLLQDVTKGASILGMFILGSLVNRWVSVKFTPVVSSVKLSDGAYIVWDKLPAGVKGIKEALIQQSSGLSLTDHKVTTLQNNLDSLIPGLAGLAVTFICMWLLKKKVSPIVIIFGLFIIGIVFHLIGLM, encoded by the coding sequence ATGGCAAATGAATTAAAATTAACAAAGAAGGATCGTATTTCTGTTTGGTGGCGTTCAACTTTCATTCAAGGTTCTTGGAACTATGAAAGAATGCAAAACGGTGGTTGGACATTTGCATTAATTCCTGCAATCAAAAAATTATATAAGAATAAAGAAGATCGTGTAGCTGCATTGAAACGTCACTTAGAGTTTTTTAACACTCACCCATATGTAGCTTCACCAATCATTGGTGTAACATTAGCCCTAGAAGAAGAACGTGCAAATGGTGCACCAGTTGATGATGTAACTATTCAAGGTGTTAAAGTTGGTATGATGGGACCTTTAGCAGGTATCGGAGATCCAGTTTTCTGGTTTACTGTTAAGCCAATTTTAGGAGCATTAGCAGCTTCACTTGCTATGAGTGGTAACATTCTTGGACCATTTATATATTTCTTTGCTTGGAATGCCATCCGTATGTTATTTATGTGGTATACACAAGAGTTTGGTTACAAAGCAGGCTCTCGTATTACCGATGATCTATCAGGTGGTTTACTACAAGACGTTACAAAAGGAGCATCCATCCTTGGTATGTTTATTTTGGGATCGTTAGTTAATAGATGGGTATCTGTTAAATTTACACCGGTAGTATCCTCTGTTAAGTTAAGTGATGGTGCATATATTGTTTGGGATAAACTTCCGGCTGGAGTTAAAGGTATTAAAGAAGCTTTGATTCAGCAGTCATCTGGTTTGTCGTTAACGGATCATAAAGTTACAACACTACAAAATAACCTGGATTCATTAATTCCTGGACTTGCAGGATTAGCAGTAACATTTATTTGTATGTGGTTACTTAAGAAGAAAGTATCTCCAATTGTTATTATTTTTGGTTTATTCATAATCGGTATTGTTTTCCATTTAATTGGTTTAATGTAA
- a CDS encoding transglycosylase domain-containing protein yields the protein MLEKRSKKINIIKRLFLYILVFAAVFGGIVYLKYAPTVKALHNSAALKVNNCSEITFKNKSMDLNNGKLIYLKSNEIPEEVKNAFIAVEDRNFYKHGGISVEAVFRAVYSFFTDGGKITQGGSTITQQLSRNVFLNFNKNYKRKLEEMFIASDLEEKFTKDQILEFYINNINFSNGAYGIEAASEKYFSTECSKLNLSQICLLAAIPNDPEYYNPLVHLNNTLQRRNLILEKMKENDYITDKQYKEAVNYKIVLNPKD from the coding sequence ATGCTAGAGAAAAGAAGCAAAAAAATAAATATAATAAAACGTTTATTTCTATATATCTTAGTATTTGCTGCTGTTTTTGGTGGAATTGTTTATCTAAAATATGCTCCGACTGTTAAGGCTCTACATAATAGTGCAGCATTAAAAGTAAATAATTGTTCAGAGATTACTTTTAAGAATAAATCTATGGATTTGAATAACGGTAAATTAATATATCTAAAATCAAATGAAATTCCTGAAGAAGTAAAAAATGCTTTTATTGCTGTTGAAGATAGGAATTTTTATAAGCATGGAGGTATAAGTGTAGAAGCTGTTTTTAGAGCTGTTTATTCGTTCTTTACAGATGGAGGTAAAATAACTCAGGGTGGAAGTACTATAACTCAACAGTTATCAAGAAATGTGTTTTTAAATTTTAATAAGAATTACAAAAGAAAATTAGAAGAAATGTTTATTGCTAGTGATCTTGAAGAGAAATTCACAAAAGATCAAATACTGGAATTCTATATAAATAATATTAATTTTAGCAATGGTGCATATGGTATTGAGGCAGCTTCTGAAAAATATTTCAGCACAGAATGCAGCAAATTAAATCTTTCTCAAATATGTTTATTAGCAGCTATTCCTAATGATCCAGAGTATTATAATCCCTTGGTACATTTGAATAATACTTTACAGAGAAGAAATTTAATACTGGAAAAGATGAAGGAAAATGACTACATAACGGACAAACAATATAAGGAAGCTGTAAACTACAAAATAGTTTTAAATCCTAAAGATTAG
- a CDS encoding YetF domain-containing protein has protein sequence MEDPLINTVFRSVIVYLIAMFLTRLMGRKLISQMTFFDFVMGVSMGSIITDSIVGQKFTSISSVTALTVLSILVIITGYIHIKSLKLREIINSKPIILVDNGNIVEENMKESRITINELLMKLREKNIFNMADVEFAIIEIDGQLSVLPKASQKPLTPSNMNINVTSTGLTQDIIIDGNILDENLYKAGLDIDWLLSQLNSQNIKNESEVFYAGIDNTKKLYVSKKARKNTKY, from the coding sequence ATGGAAGACCCTTTAATCAATACAGTTTTTAGAAGTGTAATTGTTTACCTTATAGCAATGTTTCTAACTAGGCTAATGGGAAGAAAACTTATATCTCAAATGACATTTTTTGATTTTGTTATGGGAGTTTCAATGGGTTCAATAATCACAGATTCTATTGTTGGCCAGAAATTCACATCCATATCTTCTGTAACTGCACTTACTGTTTTATCTATTTTAGTAATTATAACTGGCTATATACATATTAAAAGTCTTAAATTAAGAGAAATAATCAATTCCAAGCCAATTATTTTGGTCGATAATGGAAATATAGTTGAAGAAAATATGAAGGAGAGTAGAATTACAATTAATGAATTATTAATGAAATTAAGGGAAAAAAACATATTTAATATGGCCGATGTAGAATTTGCAATAATAGAAATCGACGGTCAACTGTCAGTATTACCAAAGGCAAGCCAAAAACCACTAACTCCTAGTAATATGAATATCAATGTTACTAGTACAGGACTTACGCAAGATATAATAATTGACGGAAATATATTAGATGAAAATTTATATAAGGCAGGTCTAGATATAGATTGGCTACTTTCACAGCTAAACAGCCAAAATATAAAAAATGAATCCGAGGTATTTTATGCAGGAATAGACAACACAAAAAAATTATATGTATCAAAAAAAGCAAGAAAGAACACAAAATATTAA
- a CDS encoding PTS mannose/fructose/sorbose transporter subunit IIC: protein MTLNIIQMGLVVIVAFLAGMEGILDEFHFHQPVIACTLIGLVTGNLVPCLILGGTLQMIALGWANIGAAVAPDAALASVASAIILVLGGQGKAGVSSAIAIAVPLAVAGLLLQTICRTIGIIIIHRMDAAAEEGNIRKIEMWHIIAICMQGVRIAIPAALILAIGAGPIRSLLQAMPLWLTDGLAIGGGMVVAVGYAMVINMMATKEVWPFFAIGFVLATVSQITLIGLGAIGLALALLYLSLSKQGGSGKGGGSNTGDPLGDIIDRY, encoded by the coding sequence GTGACTCTAAATATAATTCAAATGGGATTAGTAGTTATTGTAGCGTTTCTAGCTGGTATGGAAGGTATATTGGACGAATTCCATTTCCATCAACCAGTAATTGCTTGTACTTTAATCGGATTAGTTACAGGTAACTTAGTACCTTGCTTAATATTAGGTGGTACTCTTCAAATGATTGCCTTAGGTTGGGCAAATATAGGTGCTGCTGTAGCGCCTGATGCAGCTTTAGCATCTGTTGCATCCGCAATTATTTTAGTTCTTGGAGGACAAGGAAAAGCAGGAGTTTCTTCAGCTATTGCTATTGCTGTTCCACTAGCAGTTGCAGGGCTATTATTACAAACTATTTGTCGTACAATTGGTATAATCATTATACATCGTATGGATGCTGCTGCTGAAGAAGGAAATATAAGAAAAATTGAAATGTGGCATATTATTGCTATTTGCATGCAGGGTGTACGTATTGCAATTCCAGCAGCTTTGATTTTAGCAATTGGTGCTGGTCCTATTCGTTCATTACTTCAAGCTATGCCTCTTTGGTTGACAGATGGTTTAGCAATAGGTGGTGGAATGGTTGTAGCTGTTGGTTATGCAATGGTAATCAATATGATGGCTACAAAAGAAGTATGGCCATTCTTCGCAATTGGTTTTGTGTTAGCAACAGTTTCACAAATTACACTTATCGGACTAGGTGCAATTGGTTTAGCTTTAGCTCTTCTTTACTTATCGCTTTCTAAACAAGGCGGCTCAGGTAAGGGTGGTGGATCAAATACTGGTGATCCATTGGGCGATATTATCGATAGATACTAA
- a CDS encoding mannose/fructose/sorbose PTS transporter subunit IIA: protein MVGIILASHGEFAKGILQSGAMIFGDQENVQAVTLMPSEGPDDVKAKMKDAIASFDNQDEVLFLVDLWGGTPFNQANSLFEEHKDKWAIVAGMNLPMVIEAYGARLSMESAHEIAASIISTAKEGVKVKPEELEPEDAGKASQGSAKQSNTGAPGSFEYVLARIDSRLLHGQVATAWTKAMQPTRIIVVSDAVAKDELRKKLIQQAAPPGVKAHVVPINHMIKLAKDDQHFGGQRAMLLFENPEDVLRVVEGGVPLKTINVGSMAHSTGKVQPNKVLAFNQEDIDTFNKLKQSGLTFDVRKVPNDSKGNMDEIIKKAQDELNKQK from the coding sequence ATGGTAGGAATTATTCTTGCTAGTCACGGAGAATTTGCTAAGGGTATCTTGCAATCGGGTGCGATGATTTTTGGAGACCAAGAGAATGTGCAAGCGGTTACATTAATGCCTAGTGAAGGCCCTGATGATGTTAAAGCAAAAATGAAAGACGCAATTGCATCCTTTGACAACCAGGATGAGGTTTTATTCTTAGTTGATCTTTGGGGTGGTACACCATTCAACCAGGCTAATAGTCTATTTGAAGAACATAAAGATAAATGGGCAATCGTAGCTGGTATGAATCTACCAATGGTAATTGAAGCTTATGGTGCACGTCTTTCAATGGAATCTGCACATGAGATTGCAGCTAGCATTATAAGCACAGCTAAAGAAGGAGTTAAAGTTAAGCCTGAAGAATTAGAACCAGAAGATGCTGGTAAAGCTTCTCAGGGTTCTGCAAAGCAATCTAATACAGGTGCACCTGGATCATTCGAATATGTTTTAGCTCGTATTGATTCTCGTTTACTTCATGGTCAAGTAGCAACTGCTTGGACAAAAGCTATGCAACCTACAAGAATTATTGTAGTATCAGATGCAGTAGCTAAAGACGAGCTTCGTAAGAAATTGATTCAACAAGCTGCTCCTCCAGGAGTTAAAGCACATGTTGTACCAATTAATCACATGATTAAACTTGCAAAAGACGATCAACACTTTGGAGGACAACGTGCAATGCTTCTTTTTGAGAATCCAGAAGATGTACTAAGAGTAGTAGAAGGTGGCGTACCTCTTAAAACAATCAATGTTGGTTCTATGGCTCACTCTACTGGTAAGGTTCAACCAAATAAAGTACTTGCTTTCAATCAAGAAGATATTGATACCTTCAATAAGCTTAAACAATCTGGGTTAACTTTTGATGTCCGTAAGGTTCCAAATGATTCAAAAGGAAATATGGACGAAATAATTAAAAAGGCCCAAGACGAACTAAATAAACAAAAATAA